One Coffea arabica cultivar ET-39 chromosome 5c, Coffea Arabica ET-39 HiFi, whole genome shotgun sequence DNA window includes the following coding sequences:
- the LOC113689883 gene encoding BTB/POZ domain-containing protein At3g22104 yields the protein MDVSCDLEVDVNGEEVFMVDKKVVSFYSGRINKLFSKSKGLSRTLKVIFNDFPGGAESFELMTRFCYNKGKIDISPVNVSTLYCVAHFMEMKGSDSGNPNLLEQTEKSLEEVRYWTWSELLLAVRQCQDLQPVATTSGVLKKYMDSLSGRIACSGAELSPCPSTSSPESSGFRLSSDTRSTESLKNSSFKGTWWFEDFVALDPSLIEMLVKSMLSKNVDHSIVSKFLFYYQKSRFAAVATSEEKCKITEAVVQMLHTLDPALVSFKSLFGLLRIALNVNKSKCCRNQLETLIGSQLDQATLDNLLIPSPAGTKYLYDVNLVLRLVKSFIGKGACCLPLTRLRKVATLMDLYVAEVAPDPCLKSSKFLALIKALPDSTRMSYDGIYSAIDIYLEVHSGLSEEEKLTVCSGLNYEKLSSEACSHLTKNKRFPSRSAVQALISQKCKLKSLLHETNRPCSFTESPSSLVEAKGKAKKDESCQQIVLYAGKLDISTENERLRAHLQGMQWRVLELEKVCRKMQIQMAKMMRSKLSAQSNAKSLPRLCS from the exons ATGGATGTCTCTTGTGATCTTGAAGTAGATGTCAATGGAGAAGAGGTTTTCATGGTGGATAAG AAAGTTGTGTCCTTTTATTCAGGAAGAATAAACAAATTGTTCAGTAAATCAAAAGGTCTATCAAGAACTCTGAAGGTGATATTCAATGACTTTCCCGGAGGAGCTGAGAGTTTTGAGCTCATGACAAGGTTCTGCTACAATAAGGGCAAGATTGATATCAGTCCTGTGAATGTTTCTACGTTATACTGCGTTGCACATTTCATGGAAATGAAAGGGTCTGATTCTGGAAATCCAAATCTACTTGAGCAAACAGAGAAGTCACTGGAAGAAGTTAGATACTGGACATGGTCTGAGCTGTTGTTAGCTGTAAGGCAATGTCAAGATCTACAACCTGTTGCAACCACTTCTGGAGTACTAAAGAAGTACATGGATTCTCTCAGCGGAAGGATTGCTTGCTCCGGGGCTGAATTAAGTCCATGTCCATCCACTTCTTCTCCAGAAAGCTCTGGATTTAGGTTATCTAGCGACACAAGAAGTACTGAGAGCTTGAAAAACAGCTCATTTAAAGGAACATGGTGGTTTGAAGATTTTGTTGCTTTAGACCCCTCTTTGATTGAGATGCTAGTTAAGTCGATGTTATCCAAAAATGTTGACCACAGCATTGTCAGTAAGTTCCTCTTCTATTACCAAAAGTCAAGATTTGCAGCTGTTGCCACATCTgaagaaaaatgtaaaataaCTGAGGCTGTTGTTCAGATGCTTCACACTTTAGATCCAGCCCTTGTTTCCTtcaagagtttatttggattgCTTCGAATTGCTTTGAATGTGAACAAAAGCAAATGCTGCAGGAACCAGTTGGAGACTCTGATTGGTTCACAGTTAGATCAAGCAACATTGGATAATCTGCTAATTCCGTCTCCAGCCGGAACAAAATACCTTTATGATGTGAATCTGGTGCTGAGGTTAGTGAAATCATTTATCGGCAAAGGGGCATGTTGTTTGCCACTGACTCGATTGAGAAAAGTTGCTACACTGATGGATCTGTATGTAGCAGAAGTAGCCCCAGATCCTTGTCTAAAATCATCCAAGTTCTTGGCTTTAATTAAAGCCCTGCCAGATTCAACAAGAATGTCATATGATGGCATTTACAGTGCAATTGATATTTATCTAGAG GTTCATTCAGGGTTGTCTGAAGAAGAAAAGTTGACTGTATGTAGTGGACTAAATTACGAGAAGCTATCATCAGAAGCTTGTAGCCATCTCACGAAGAACAAAAGGTTCCCATCAAGATCAGCAGTGCAAGCTCTTATCTCTCAGAAATGCAAACTCAAAAGCCTGCTTCATGAGACCAACAGGCCATGTTCTTTCACTGAATCACCTTCTAGCTTGGTGGAAGCAAAGGGGAAGGCGAAAAAGGATGAATCTTGTCAACAAATTGTGCTTTATGCTGGGAAGCTTGACATTTCAACTGAGAACGAAAGGCTCAGAGCACATTTGCAGGGCATGCAATGGAGAGTGTTAGAATTGGAAAAAGTTTGCAGGAAGATGCAAATTCAAATGGCAAAGATGATGAGATCAAAGTTATCTGCCCAAAGCAATGCTAAATCTTTACCCAGGCTATGTTCTTGA